From one Plantibacter flavus genomic stretch:
- a CDS encoding MmpS family transport accessory protein has translation MSYSNQPPAQNQPHPLPVPGPAPVKTGKRGNGLGIAALIVGGFALIGAFIPILNYIAGFVGLVGLVLGIIALCLKNRKKGFAVAGTIVSAIAIVLSVILAITYTAGFAGLIGDAVKTAEAKSSEAANKEISVVYEVNGTATDASITYSTYSAGSSSTEQSSGQALPFIKELTVKAGQQYDFASYSLQAQNGAEDTGSVSCKITVDGDVVAEQTSTGAYATVSCSASGADGVSENK, from the coding sequence ATGTCGTATTCGAATCAGCCGCCCGCCCAGAACCAGCCCCATCCGCTGCCGGTGCCCGGCCCGGCTCCGGTGAAGACCGGCAAGCGCGGCAACGGACTCGGCATCGCCGCCCTCATCGTCGGTGGGTTCGCGCTCATCGGTGCGTTCATCCCGATCCTGAACTACATCGCCGGGTTCGTCGGACTCGTCGGCCTCGTGCTCGGCATCATCGCGCTGTGCCTGAAGAACCGGAAGAAGGGCTTCGCTGTCGCCGGCACGATCGTCTCGGCCATCGCGATCGTCCTGAGCGTCATCCTCGCGATCACGTACACGGCCGGGTTCGCCGGGCTCATCGGCGACGCCGTGAAGACCGCCGAAGCGAAGTCCTCCGAAGCCGCCAACAAGGAGATCTCCGTCGTGTACGAGGTCAACGGCACCGCGACCGACGCCTCCATCACCTACTCCACGTACTCGGCCGGCAGCAGCAGCACCGAGCAGTCCTCCGGTCAGGCGCTCCCCTTCATCAAAGAGCTGACCGTCAAGGCCGGCCAGCAGTACGACTTCGCCTCCTACTCCCTCCAGGCGCAGAACGGCGCGGAGGACACCGGGTCCGTGAGCTGCAAGATCACCGTCGACGGCGACGTGGTCGCCGAGCAGACGTCGACGGGCGCGTATGCGACGGTGTCGTGCTCCGCGTCGGGTGCCGACGGAGTGTCGGAGAACAAGTAG
- a CDS encoding helix-turn-helix domain-containing protein, whose amino-acid sequence MPQDHPAAVLRAAREVGLDFAGWRKILGLTAAQVADRADITRDTLRKLEHGDPGVSFHVVLRVARALGVLDTLTHSLDPLDTDLGRARASQLERKRVR is encoded by the coding sequence GTGCCACAGGACCATCCCGCCGCGGTACTGCGCGCCGCTCGCGAGGTCGGGCTGGACTTCGCGGGCTGGCGAAAGATCCTCGGGCTCACTGCCGCGCAGGTCGCAGACCGCGCCGACATCACTCGAGACACACTCCGCAAGCTTGAACACGGAGACCCTGGAGTAAGCTTCCATGTCGTGCTGCGCGTCGCACGCGCCCTCGGCGTGCTCGACACACTGACCCACTCGCTCGACCCCCTCGATACCGATCTCGGCCGCGCTCGCGCGAGCCAGCTCGAGCGGAAGCGCGTTCGATGA
- a CDS encoding type II toxin-antitoxin system HipA family toxin, translating to MTLYDSVEVHVDISGTTLLAGRAQFHRSRGTLTSTTFQYDTTYLENPTAYELDPALRMVSGTQQTRGLPGAFADAAPDRWGRNLIKKRERARARVENRRPREFDDADFLTEVSDQTRQGALRFRATTGDRPEFLSAGHEVPRLIRLPELLRAADAAANTTEADDFEAVKALLAAGTGSLGGARPKSAVLDDTGRQMIAKFPHQHDEWDVMAWEATALDLAEAAGVRVPRRRLIRVEGRHVLLLDRFDRDPARIGYMSAMTVLELHDGDQSDYSDIADRLAEVSAQASADARELFRRVAVSVGLNNTDDHLRNHGFLHGRGGWSLSPAFDVNPNPNPEMRQTAIAGADLPADQAEGLKELARLCRLSPDEARTILNEVAEAIADWRDAARRNDITTAEFGRFEDSFSTGLQSLRSV from the coding sequence ATGACGCTCTACGACTCCGTAGAAGTGCATGTCGATATCTCAGGAACGACCCTCCTAGCAGGACGTGCCCAGTTCCATCGAAGCCGCGGCACGCTCACATCGACCACATTCCAGTACGACACGACCTACCTCGAGAACCCGACCGCATACGAGCTCGACCCCGCACTGCGAATGGTGTCAGGAACACAACAAACGCGCGGGTTGCCGGGAGCGTTCGCGGACGCGGCACCCGACCGCTGGGGCCGCAATCTCATCAAGAAACGCGAACGGGCGCGTGCACGCGTGGAGAATCGCAGACCACGCGAGTTCGACGATGCCGACTTCCTCACAGAGGTGAGCGACCAGACTCGGCAGGGCGCTCTGCGGTTCCGGGCGACCACTGGAGACCGCCCTGAGTTCCTCAGCGCCGGACACGAGGTGCCGCGTCTCATCCGCCTGCCTGAGCTGCTTCGTGCCGCCGATGCGGCCGCGAACACGACCGAGGCCGACGATTTCGAAGCCGTGAAAGCGCTGCTCGCGGCAGGAACCGGGTCCCTGGGCGGAGCTCGACCGAAGTCAGCGGTGCTCGACGACACCGGCCGGCAGATGATCGCGAAGTTCCCCCACCAGCATGACGAATGGGACGTCATGGCGTGGGAGGCGACCGCTCTGGACCTCGCAGAGGCAGCCGGAGTGCGTGTTCCACGACGCCGTCTCATCCGCGTGGAGGGCCGCCATGTGCTCCTTCTCGACCGATTCGACCGCGATCCCGCGCGCATCGGCTACATGAGCGCGATGACGGTGCTGGAATTGCATGACGGAGACCAATCGGACTACTCGGACATCGCGGATCGCCTCGCGGAGGTCAGCGCGCAGGCCTCCGCAGACGCGCGCGAGCTGTTCCGCCGCGTCGCAGTCAGCGTCGGACTGAACAACACGGACGATCACCTGCGCAATCACGGCTTCCTGCATGGCCGTGGCGGATGGTCACTCAGCCCCGCATTCGACGTGAACCCGAACCCGAATCCAGAAATGCGGCAGACGGCGATAGCCGGCGCGGACCTCCCCGCCGACCAAGCCGAGGGGCTCAAGGAACTCGCCCGGTTGTGCCGACTCTCTCCGGACGAAGCACGCACCATACTCAACGAGGTGGCTGAGGCGATCGCGGATTGGCGCGACGCGGCGCGGCGGAACGACATCACCACGGCCGAGTTCGGTCGATTCGAGGACTCGTTCTCGACCGGCCTGCAGTCGCTTCGGTCTGTGTGA
- a CDS encoding OsmC family protein: MTLLADNAPTAPTAPAVPAASVAERADRLNAAGASWSERIASAPSSAALTYRVSGSGEGSVASAIAAGKHRFIVDEPAALAGDDVAASPVEFALGALISCQIVVYRLYANALGIQLDDISIDAEGDLDVRNLFGITDEVRPGFSTIRLDIRLTGPETDDRYQELRAAVDAHCPVLDLFQNPTPVEVVVTKVGG, encoded by the coding sequence ATGACTCTCCTCGCCGACAACGCCCCCACAGCCCCCACAGCCCCCGCCGTCCCGGCTGCCTCGGTCGCCGAGCGAGCGGACCGACTCAACGCCGCCGGCGCCTCATGGTCCGAGCGCATCGCGTCCGCGCCGTCGAGTGCCGCGCTCACCTACCGGGTGTCCGGTTCCGGCGAGGGCTCCGTCGCGAGCGCGATCGCCGCCGGCAAGCACCGCTTCATCGTGGATGAGCCCGCGGCGCTCGCCGGAGACGATGTCGCTGCCAGCCCGGTGGAGTTCGCGCTCGGTGCGCTCATCTCATGCCAGATCGTGGTGTACCGCCTGTATGCGAACGCGCTCGGCATCCAGCTCGACGACATCAGCATCGACGCCGAGGGTGACCTCGATGTGCGCAACCTCTTCGGCATCACCGACGAGGTCCGTCCCGGCTTCTCGACGATCCGGCTCGACATCCGTCTCACCGGCCCCGAGACCGACGATCGCTACCAGGAGCTCCGTGCAGCGGTCGACGCGCACTGCCCCGTCCTCGACCTGTTCCAGAACCCGACGCCCGTGGAGGTCGTGGTCACGAAGGTGGGAGGCTGA